One Thermus antranikianii DSM 12462 DNA segment encodes these proteins:
- a CDS encoding c-type cytochrome gives MKGTRFVPLALLLALSPAFAQGGKALYGQYCASCHGAEAQGIPGAIPPLAGNPKVQDEAYVVRVVRQGLSGPLEVGGVTYSGVMPPMPQVSEAQARAIAQYLKGLSGTQAGAKAPAPQVQGDPALGRALYLGQKALQNGGAPCQACHTVAGVGFLGGGSLGRDLTDAAKRLGGEAGLTAILQNPAFPVMREAYKGRPLTEAEAAALAAFLVQVSNEVPRPASLYLGRFLVAGLVLLGLLLLYQAILWQLRPKSLAERIQSQLRR, from the coding sequence ATGAAGGGCACGCGGTTCGTTCCCCTGGCCTTGCTCCTGGCTCTTTCCCCAGCGTTTGCCCAGGGGGGGAAGGCCCTTTACGGCCAGTACTGCGCTTCCTGCCATGGTGCAGAGGCACAGGGCATCCCCGGGGCCATTCCCCCCTTGGCGGGGAACCCCAAGGTGCAGGACGAGGCCTATGTGGTGAGGGTGGTGCGGCAGGGGCTTTCTGGCCCCCTGGAGGTGGGTGGGGTGACCTATAGCGGGGTCATGCCCCCCATGCCCCAGGTGTCTGAGGCCCAAGCCCGGGCCATCGCCCAGTATCTCAAGGGTTTATCGGGTACTCAGGCCGGGGCCAAAGCCCCGGCTCCCCAGGTGCAAGGGGATCCCGCTTTAGGCCGGGCTCTATACCTGGGGCAAAAGGCCTTGCAAAACGGCGGGGCCCCTTGCCAGGCCTGCCACACGGTGGCGGGGGTAGGCTTCCTGGGCGGAGGATCCTTGGGCAGGGACCTCACGGACGCCGCCAAGCGCCTGGGGGGCGAGGCGGGGCTTACGGCGATATTGCAGAATCCCGCTTTTCCCGTAATGCGGGAGGCCTACAAGGGGAGGCCCCTCACCGAGGCCGAAGCGGCGGCTCTGGCTGCTTTCCTGGTTCAGGTTTCCAACGAGGTGCCAAGGCCCGCTTCCCTGTATCTGGGCCGGTTCTTGGTGGCGGGATTGGTCCTTTTGGGACTCTTGTTGCTTTACCAGGCCATCCTCTGGCAGCTAAGGCCCAAGAGCCTGGCAGAGCGCATCCAAAGCCAGCTTAGGAGGTAA
- a CDS encoding nitrate reductase subunit alpha has protein sequence MKDWIREIESPAERKWEEFYRNRFQHDKRVRTTHGVNCTGSCSWEVFVKDGVVTWELQATDYPSLEAGLPPYEPRGCQRGISFSWYLYSPIRVKYPYARGALLDLWREAKKQHPDPVAAWEAIQSDPHKRKRYQKARGKGGFRRVSWDEVLELIAAAVVSTVKRYGPDRVIGFSPIPAMSQISYAAGSRFLSLLGGVPMSFYDWYCDLPNASPEIWGEQTDVHESADWYNARFIAVMGSNLNMTRTPDTHFISEVRHAGAKLTVFSPDFSQVSKYADWWIPIHPGQDGAFWMAVNHVLLKEYYAEREVPYFLDYLKRYTDAPFLIEIRDGRPGRYLRANRLSEYAEEENGDFKLLLWDEEKGPRMPGGTLGFRWQKEKGKWNLKLEDPRTGEPLNPRLSLLGAEDEVLLVEFDDFSSDQKLKRGVPVKYVVTKEGEKVAVATVFDLLMAQFGVGRGLPGDYPRDYGDELPYTPAWQEKWTGIHRDTLLKYARSWAENGLKTKGKNLIIIGAGINHWYHNNLMYRAGIVALMLTGSVGVNGGGLAHYVGQEKLANQASWGPIAFATDWGYPPRQQNTPSFHYVHSDQWRYERGFSAYDKTAAGLTDHTIDHQVRAVRKGWLPFFPQFNKSPLEVVKEAEARGAKTEEEIIQYVVEALKRGELRFAVEDPDAPENWPRVWFIWRGNAIGTSAKGHEYFLKHYLGTHTNAVAEEKAEGQVQEVVYRKPAPEGKLDLVVNLNFRMDTSALYSDIVLPAATWYEKDDINTTDLHTFINPLQAAVPPAWESKPDWDIFKAIAKKVSELAQVHLPNPVKDLVMIPLQHDTPDELAQAEDLDWKKGEVEPIPGKTMPKFRVVERDYTKLYEKMVTLGPVVEKAGVGMHGLTIPVEDFYKELAERQPRLFQGEKRPSLEEARQVAEAILLLDPVSNGELAYRAFLDEEKKTGVRLTDLAEGNRHVRISFKDLVAQPRRQLTTPTWSAIINQGRAYSPYTLNVERLIPWRTLTGRQHFYLDHPNYLAWGEHLPTYKPRPDVLMLQETEKSALEAQGKLLNYITPHGKWSIHSTYSENHRMMTLSRGGYPVWLNDKDAAELGIKDNDWVELFNDNGVFVQRAIVSARIPRGTVFVYHATERTVGIPKSPLRGKRAGMNNSITRARLKPVLMSGGYAQFTYAFNYWGPVGVNRDTWVFVRKLERPPEW, from the coding sequence ATGAAGGATTGGATCAGGGAAATAGAAAGTCCAGCGGAAAGGAAGTGGGAGGAGTTCTACCGCAACCGGTTCCAGCACGACAAGCGGGTGCGCACCACCCACGGGGTGAACTGCACGGGTTCTTGCTCCTGGGAGGTCTTCGTCAAGGACGGCGTGGTCACCTGGGAGCTTCAGGCCACGGATTACCCGAGCCTCGAGGCGGGCCTTCCCCCCTACGAGCCCAGGGGTTGCCAGCGGGGCATCAGCTTCAGCTGGTACCTCTATAGCCCCATCCGGGTGAAGTACCCCTACGCCAGGGGGGCTCTTTTGGACCTCTGGCGGGAGGCCAAAAAGCAGCATCCCGACCCCGTGGCTGCCTGGGAGGCCATCCAGAGCGATCCTCATAAGCGCAAGCGCTACCAGAAGGCCCGCGGAAAGGGAGGCTTCAGGCGGGTGAGCTGGGACGAGGTCCTGGAGCTCATCGCCGCCGCCGTGGTTTCCACGGTGAAGCGCTACGGGCCGGACCGGGTCATCGGCTTTTCCCCCATCCCGGCCATGAGCCAGATCTCCTACGCCGCCGGAAGCCGCTTCCTCTCCCTCTTGGGCGGCGTGCCCATGAGCTTCTACGACTGGTACTGCGACCTGCCCAACGCCTCCCCCGAGATCTGGGGGGAACAGACGGACGTTCACGAGTCCGCCGACTGGTACAACGCCCGCTTCATCGCGGTGATGGGCTCCAACCTCAACATGACCCGCACCCCGGACACCCATTTCATTTCCGAGGTGCGGCATGCGGGGGCCAAGCTCACCGTCTTTAGCCCCGACTTCTCCCAGGTTTCCAAGTACGCCGACTGGTGGATTCCCATCCATCCCGGCCAGGATGGGGCCTTCTGGATGGCGGTGAACCATGTCCTCCTCAAGGAGTACTACGCCGAGCGGGAGGTGCCCTACTTCCTGGACTACCTGAAGCGGTACACCGACGCCCCCTTCCTGATCGAGATCCGGGATGGCCGCCCCGGGCGCTACCTCAGGGCTAACCGCCTCTCGGAGTACGCCGAGGAGGAGAACGGGGACTTCAAGCTCCTCCTCTGGGATGAGGAGAAAGGCCCCAGGATGCCCGGAGGGACCCTCGGCTTCCGCTGGCAGAAGGAGAAGGGCAAGTGGAACCTGAAGCTGGAAGACCCGAGAACCGGCGAGCCCTTAAACCCCCGGCTTAGCCTCCTGGGGGCGGAGGACGAGGTCCTTCTTGTGGAGTTTGACGACTTCTCCTCCGACCAAAAGCTCAAGCGGGGCGTGCCCGTCAAGTACGTGGTGACCAAGGAGGGGGAAAAGGTAGCGGTGGCCACGGTCTTTGACCTCCTCATGGCCCAGTTCGGGGTGGGGCGGGGTCTTCCGGGGGATTACCCCAGGGATTACGGGGATGAACTGCCCTATACCCCTGCCTGGCAGGAGAAGTGGACCGGGATCCACCGGGATACCCTCCTTAAGTACGCCCGCTCCTGGGCGGAAAACGGCCTCAAGACCAAGGGGAAAAACCTCATCATCATCGGAGCGGGCATCAACCACTGGTACCACAACAACCTCATGTACCGGGCGGGGATCGTGGCTTTGATGCTCACGGGAAGTGTGGGGGTGAACGGCGGGGGCCTGGCCCACTACGTGGGGCAGGAGAAGCTGGCCAATCAGGCTTCTTGGGGTCCCATTGCCTTCGCCACCGACTGGGGCTACCCCCCCAGGCAGCAGAACACCCCGAGCTTCCACTACGTTCACTCCGACCAGTGGCGCTACGAGCGGGGCTTTTCCGCGTACGACAAGACGGCAGCCGGCCTAACGGACCACACCATAGACCACCAGGTCCGGGCGGTGCGCAAGGGGTGGCTTCCCTTCTTCCCCCAGTTCAACAAGAGCCCTCTGGAGGTGGTCAAGGAGGCGGAAGCCAGGGGAGCCAAGACCGAAGAGGAAATCATCCAGTACGTGGTGGAGGCCCTTAAGCGGGGGGAGCTGAGGTTCGCGGTGGAGGACCCCGACGCTCCTGAGAACTGGCCCAGGGTCTGGTTCATCTGGCGGGGGAACGCCATCGGTACCAGCGCCAAGGGGCACGAGTACTTCCTGAAGCACTACCTGGGCACCCACACCAACGCCGTGGCCGAGGAAAAGGCCGAGGGGCAGGTACAGGAGGTGGTCTATCGCAAGCCGGCCCCCGAGGGGAAGCTGGATTTGGTGGTGAATCTCAACTTCCGCATGGATACCAGCGCCCTCTACTCCGACATCGTCCTCCCCGCCGCCACCTGGTACGAGAAGGACGACATCAACACCACCGACCTTCACACCTTCATCAACCCCCTGCAGGCGGCCGTGCCCCCCGCTTGGGAATCCAAGCCCGACTGGGATATCTTCAAGGCCATTGCCAAGAAGGTCTCGGAACTGGCACAGGTGCACCTGCCCAACCCGGTGAAGGACCTGGTCATGATCCCCTTGCAGCACGACACCCCGGACGAGCTGGCCCAGGCTGAGGACCTGGACTGGAAGAAAGGGGAAGTAGAGCCCATTCCCGGCAAGACCATGCCCAAGTTCCGGGTGGTGGAGCGGGACTACACCAAGCTTTACGAGAAGATGGTCACCCTGGGGCCGGTGGTGGAGAAGGCGGGAGTGGGGATGCACGGCCTTACCATCCCCGTGGAGGACTTCTACAAGGAGCTGGCCGAGCGCCAGCCCCGGCTCTTCCAGGGGGAGAAGCGGCCGAGCCTCGAGGAGGCCCGCCAGGTGGCCGAGGCCATCCTCCTTCTGGACCCGGTTTCCAACGGGGAACTGGCTTACCGGGCCTTCTTGGACGAGGAGAAGAAGACCGGGGTCAGGCTCACGGACCTAGCCGAGGGCAACCGCCACGTGCGCATCTCCTTCAAGGACCTGGTGGCCCAGCCCCGCCGCCAGCTCACCACCCCCACCTGGAGCGCCATCATCAACCAGGGCCGGGCCTACAGCCCCTACACCTTAAACGTGGAGCGCCTCATTCCCTGGCGCACCCTTACGGGGAGGCAGCACTTCTACCTGGACCACCCCAACTACCTGGCTTGGGGTGAACACCTTCCCACCTACAAGCCGCGGCCGGACGTTCTCATGCTCCAGGAAACGGAAAAGAGCGCCCTCGAGGCCCAGGGCAAGCTCCTCAACTACATCACCCCCCACGGGAAGTGGTCCATCCACTCCACCTACTCGGAGAACCACCGCATGATGACCCTTTCCCGGGGAGGCTACCCGGTTTGGCTCAACGACAAGGATGCCGCGGAGCTGGGCATCAAGGACAACGACTGGGTGGAGCTTTTCAACGATAACGGCGTTTTCGTGCAGAGGGCCATCGTCTCCGCCCGCATCCCCAGGGGAACCGTCTTCGTGTACCACGCCACCGAGCGCACGGTGGGCATTCCCAAGAGCCCCTTAAGGGGCAAGCGGGCCGGCATGAACAACTCCATCACCCGCGCCCGCCTCAAGCCCGTTTTGATGTCCGGGGGCTATGCCCAGTTCACCTACGCCTTCAACTACTGGGGGCCGGTGGGGGTGAACCGGGACACCTGGGTCTTCGTGCGCAAGCTGGAAAGGCCCCCGGAGTGGTGA
- a CDS encoding Crp/Fnr family transcriptional regulator — MDLKQVPLFRDLNPEDLKALEGEARTRRLKRGEVLFLEGEPVRSLFVVERGLIKVYKLDPEGRKQVVLHLEGPGRVLAEVALFLDRPTYPASAEALEDSQVLAIPKERFFQLVEARPPLARALIRYLARRQGQLLHLLDRLVFHEVRERLCEFLLEKLSQEGQGFHLPTNPELAALLGTVPEAVSRNLGQLYRQGLIRLKGRRVEVPDPQALRELIK; from the coding sequence ATGGATCTTAAGCAGGTTCCCCTCTTCCGAGACCTGAACCCCGAGGACCTCAAGGCCTTGGAAGGCGAGGCCAGGACCAGGCGGCTAAAGCGGGGGGAGGTGCTTTTCCTCGAGGGGGAGCCCGTGCGCTCCCTCTTCGTGGTGGAAAGGGGCCTCATCAAGGTGTACAAGCTGGACCCCGAAGGGCGCAAGCAGGTGGTGCTCCACCTGGAAGGTCCAGGACGGGTCCTGGCCGAGGTGGCCCTCTTCCTGGACCGGCCCACCTACCCCGCCAGCGCCGAGGCCCTGGAGGATAGCCAGGTCCTGGCCATTCCCAAGGAACGCTTCTTCCAGCTGGTGGAAGCCCGCCCTCCTTTAGCCCGGGCCTTGATCCGGTACCTGGCCCGCCGCCAGGGGCAGCTTCTGCACCTTCTGGACCGCCTGGTCTTCCACGAGGTGCGGGAGAGGCTTTGCGAGTTCCTCCTGGAGAAGCTTTCCCAGGAAGGGCAGGGCTTCCACCTGCCCACCAACCCGGAGCTCGCCGCCCTTTTGGGAACCGTGCCCGAGGCGGTTTCCCGCAACCTGGGCCAGCTCTACCGCCAGGGCCTCATTCGGCTTAAGGGAAGGCGGGTGGAGGTTCCCGATCCTCAGGCTTTAAGGGAGCTGATTAAGTGA
- a CDS encoding nitrate reductase molybdenum cofactor assembly chaperone, whose product MGNATLLETLALALDYPMPGRLEELWRRWIACPRGPAKQKLERFLRQVEELSLGEWEELYTRTLDLTPTTAPYVGFAVYGESYQRGELLAALVRAFREINLDPGSELPDHLANVLRYLARSENPLPELLEILPKALHEMHKTLKTLDAKNPYLLVLEGVQEALQGVLAGR is encoded by the coding sequence ATGGGCAACGCCACCCTTTTGGAAACCCTGGCCCTGGCCCTGGATTACCCCATGCCGGGGCGCTTGGAGGAACTCTGGCGGCGCTGGATCGCCTGCCCCCGGGGGCCTGCCAAGCAGAAGTTGGAGCGCTTTTTGCGCCAGGTGGAGGAGCTTTCCCTGGGGGAGTGGGAGGAGCTTTACACCCGTACCCTGGACCTCACCCCCACCACCGCCCCCTATGTGGGCTTTGCCGTCTACGGGGAAAGCTACCAGCGGGGAGAGCTCCTGGCCGCTTTGGTGCGGGCCTTCCGGGAGATCAACCTGGACCCGGGAAGCGAGCTTCCCGACCACCTGGCCAACGTCCTCCGCTACCTGGCCCGCTCGGAAAACCCCCTTCCCGAGCTCTTGGAGATCCTGCCCAAGGCCCTCCATGAGATGCACAAGACCCTCAAGACCCTGGACGCCAAGAACCCTTACCTCCTGGTCCTCGAGGGGGTCCAGGAGGCCTTGCAGGGAGTGTTGGCAGGGAGGTGA
- a CDS encoding GAF domain-containing protein, producing the protein MKPLARLRLDPKGVATVLEADPSLGLEGGGLPCALLVQGQDPFGRPLCPRCPVQRELRRGAYRASTPLLLKGRRLRCLGYREEGGFLVELHPERAEPSDLLLELSRLTQHLLQSPENFPSALEEFLKALRLALGMEAAELFLIDPEGHHLILTAYEGLHREAFLERPWFQLGEGYPGIVALKREPLFTHALGEDPRYLRQKVKQLGYQTYICYPLELPQGLIGVLNLASRDPNLDHQEPLETLSRIGPLFASTLYTLLTRLGEVGLQALHQHLYRGEVSEARLAFLREIRRLSQATGVRVVARSGERWEAGLVPPCEMQNCPAWKGEVVGYKNGLPPCPEAHGRPRTCLPLWARGEVVAMVTLFHARPPKPATRPAAPTLWFSRLATPFLFPPLHPQEKPGSPELEIYALGQFRLRYRGKELTPKSFGRAGAYQLFKYLLANKDRALYVEDICETLWPDLPPAKARQELYTLVYHLRKTLPGIVEREGEYYRLKLPEDRFLDFERFEELMRKADLEDGLSAFKTLRQALDLYKGPLFGDDPYGEWAEAERNYLQDRALAGLLRLGELAEALGYLEVAKEAYARALKLEPFLEEAQRRLSFLKG; encoded by the coding sequence ATGAAGCCCTTGGCCCGGCTACGGCTAGACCCCAAGGGAGTGGCCACGGTCCTCGAGGCCGACCCCTCCTTGGGCTTGGAAGGAGGAGGCCTCCCCTGCGCCCTTCTGGTCCAGGGGCAGGATCCCTTTGGCCGCCCCCTTTGCCCCCGGTGCCCTGTGCAACGGGAGCTTAGGCGGGGGGCCTACCGGGCCAGCACGCCCCTTCTCCTCAAGGGCAGGCGCCTCCGGTGCCTGGGCTACCGGGAGGAGGGAGGCTTTCTGGTGGAACTCCATCCTGAGCGGGCTGAACCCTCTGACCTCCTCTTGGAGCTCTCCCGCCTTACCCAGCACCTCCTGCAAAGCCCGGAGAACTTCCCCAGTGCCCTGGAGGAGTTCCTCAAGGCCCTGCGCCTGGCCCTAGGCATGGAGGCCGCCGAACTCTTTCTGATCGACCCCGAGGGCCACCACCTGATCCTCACCGCCTACGAGGGCCTCCACCGCGAAGCCTTCCTGGAACGACCCTGGTTCCAGCTGGGCGAGGGGTACCCCGGCATCGTGGCCCTGAAGCGGGAACCCCTCTTCACCCACGCCCTGGGGGAGGACCCCAGGTACCTGCGCCAGAAGGTAAAGCAACTGGGATACCAAACCTACATCTGCTACCCCCTAGAGCTTCCCCAAGGGCTCATCGGCGTCCTGAACCTGGCCTCCCGGGATCCGAACCTGGACCACCAGGAGCCCTTGGAAACCCTCTCCCGCATCGGGCCTCTCTTCGCCAGCACCCTGTACACCCTCCTCACCCGCTTAGGGGAGGTAGGCCTACAGGCCCTTCACCAGCACCTCTACCGGGGCGAGGTTTCCGAGGCCCGTTTGGCCTTCCTCAGGGAGATCCGCCGCCTAAGCCAGGCCACCGGGGTCCGGGTGGTGGCCAGAAGCGGGGAGAGGTGGGAAGCCGGTCTGGTCCCCCCGTGCGAGATGCAAAACTGCCCCGCCTGGAAAGGGGAAGTGGTGGGCTACAAAAACGGCCTTCCCCCCTGCCCCGAAGCCCATGGACGCCCCAGGACCTGTCTGCCCCTTTGGGCCCGGGGGGAGGTGGTGGCCATGGTCACCCTGTTCCACGCCCGTCCCCCCAAGCCCGCCACCCGTCCTGCGGCCCCTACCCTCTGGTTTTCCCGCCTGGCCACTCCCTTCCTCTTTCCACCCCTACACCCGCAGGAGAAGCCTGGCTCGCCGGAGCTGGAGATCTATGCCCTGGGCCAGTTCCGCCTGCGCTATCGGGGGAAAGAACTCACTCCCAAAAGCTTTGGGCGGGCTGGAGCCTACCAGCTTTTCAAGTACCTTCTGGCCAACAAGGACCGGGCCCTTTACGTGGAGGATATCTGCGAAACCCTCTGGCCTGACCTCCCGCCAGCCAAGGCCCGCCAGGAGCTCTACACCCTGGTTTATCACCTGCGCAAAACCCTGCCCGGCATTGTGGAACGGGAAGGGGAATACTACCGCTTGAAGCTTCCCGAGGATCGTTTCCTGGACTTTGAACGCTTTGAGGAGCTCATGCGCAAGGCTGACCTCGAGGACGGGCTTTCCGCCTTTAAAACGCTAAGGCAGGCCCTGGACCTCTACAAGGGCCCCCTCTTCGGGGATGACCCCTATGGGGAGTGGGCGGAGGCGGAAAGAAACTACCTGCAGGACCGGGCCCTTGCCGGCCTCCTGCGCCTGGGGGAGCTGGCTGAGGCCCTGGGTTACCTCGAGGTGGCCAAGGAAGCCTACGCCAGGGCCCTAAAGCTGGAGCCCTTCCTGGAGGAGGCACAAAGGCGCCTGAGCTTCTTGAAGGGGTAA
- a CDS encoding NAD(P)/FAD-dependent oxidoreductase — protein sequence MEPEVVVVGGGFAGLAAARVLARFGVPYLLVDARNHHLFQPLLYQVATGFLEAPAVAHPLRSLVKGGRFLLARVEAVDLKGRYLLLAGGERLPYRRLIVATGSRPHPLGIPGAAAYTYPLKTLEDALRIRYALLYRLEEAARRGAPFRVLVVGGGPTGVELAGAMAEFLRHVLPRDYPEVPKAQVALLEAGERLLPSFSPGLARYALGALERLGVEVRFGAKVAEVFPRGICLQGGARLAGDLILWAVGVKGNALVGLPVDPRGRVPTDPCLRLSQHPEVYVVGDLNGLSWPQLAPVALEQGRHAAFNLVRTMRGKEPLPFRYRDRGQLAVIGRNRAVAQIGDLGFYGLPAWLLWALVHLAELVGFRNRLLVLLDWAYTYFFREPGVRVLLGGPMPGTFLGEGPLILPAPPRRGPEEPS from the coding sequence ATGGAACCCGAGGTGGTGGTTGTCGGGGGTGGGTTTGCGGGGCTGGCCGCGGCCAGGGTCTTGGCCCGCTTCGGGGTTCCCTACCTCCTCGTGGACGCCAGAAACCACCACCTGTTCCAGCCCCTCCTCTACCAGGTGGCCACCGGTTTTCTGGAGGCCCCTGCCGTGGCCCATCCCTTGAGGTCCCTGGTGAAGGGAGGCCGCTTCCTCCTAGCCCGGGTAGAGGCGGTGGACTTGAAGGGGCGCTACCTGCTGCTGGCCGGTGGGGAAAGGCTTCCCTACCGCCGCCTCATCGTGGCCACGGGGAGCAGGCCTCACCCTCTGGGGATACCCGGGGCCGCAGCCTATACCTACCCTTTGAAGACCCTCGAGGATGCCCTTAGGATCCGGTATGCCCTGCTTTATCGCCTGGAGGAGGCCGCCCGTAGGGGGGCACCCTTCCGGGTCCTGGTGGTGGGAGGCGGGCCCACAGGGGTGGAGCTTGCCGGGGCCATGGCGGAGTTTCTCCGCCACGTGCTTCCCCGGGACTACCCGGAGGTGCCCAAAGCCCAGGTGGCCCTTTTGGAGGCCGGAGAGCGGCTTCTACCCTCCTTTAGTCCAGGCCTTGCCCGCTATGCCCTGGGGGCCCTGGAGCGTCTAGGGGTGGAGGTGCGGTTTGGGGCGAAGGTGGCGGAGGTATTTCCAAGAGGGATCTGTTTGCAGGGTGGGGCCCGCCTGGCGGGGGATCTGATCCTGTGGGCGGTGGGGGTTAAGGGGAATGCCCTCGTGGGTCTCCCTGTGGACCCCAGGGGGCGGGTGCCCACGGATCCCTGCCTGCGGCTTTCCCAACACCCCGAAGTGTACGTGGTGGGGGACCTCAACGGCCTCTCCTGGCCGCAGCTGGCCCCGGTGGCCCTAGAGCAGGGCCGGCATGCCGCCTTTAACCTGGTGCGGACCATGCGGGGAAAGGAGCCCTTGCCCTTCCGCTATCGGGACCGCGGCCAGCTGGCAGTGATCGGGCGTAACCGGGCCGTGGCCCAGATAGGGGACTTGGGGTTTTATGGCCTTCCCGCATGGCTCCTTTGGGCCTTGGTGCACCTTGCCGAACTCGTCGGTTTCCGCAACCGCCTCCTGGTCCTTTTGGATTGGGCCTACACCTATTTCTTTCGGGAGCCAGGGGTACGGGTTCTCCTGGGGGGACCGATGCCCGGCACGTTCCTTGGCGAAGGACCCCTCATCCTTCCAGCTCCGCCTCGGCGTGGGCCAGAAGAGCCGTCTTGA
- the narH gene encoding nitrate reductase subunit beta yields the protein MKVRAHMSMLFHLDKCIGCHTCSIACKNLWTDRKGAEYMWWNNVETRPGAGYPTGWEDQERFQGGWRYQDGHLDLRLHSRTQGLARLFFNPALPSLDDYYEPYTFRYNDLFTSPEGEDQPTAIPISMITGEPMTPEAGPNWDDDLGGSPLYAANDPNLKGLDPEVQAQLSEIEGVVFQYLPRICNHCLNPACVAACPSGAIYKRAEDGVVLVNENKCKAWRMCVAACPYKKVYYNWATGKSEKCILCFPRLETGQAPACAHSCVGRIRYMGVLLYDADRIPEAAMVPDDRLVESQLGIILDPFDPEVIAAAKAEGIDEGWIKAAQNSPIYKFVKVWGLAFPLHPEYRTLAMMFYVPPLSPVVSTLEKALRASQENGGLVRLDIPETDLDFEVYESLEKARMPVKYLANLFTAGNESLIVPALKKMLAVRILKRQESLEGGVTEKAQRVLRDAGLTLEEAEAIYRLTALPTLEERFVLPPYHREMAAEVWKDPLAHKGETGFGYIQPPLRGE from the coding sequence ATGAAGGTTAGAGCCCACATGTCCATGCTCTTCCACCTGGACAAGTGCATCGGCTGCCACACCTGCTCCATTGCCTGCAAGAACCTCTGGACCGACCGCAAGGGTGCGGAGTACATGTGGTGGAACAACGTGGAAACCCGGCCCGGTGCCGGCTACCCCACGGGTTGGGAGGACCAGGAGCGCTTCCAGGGGGGTTGGAGGTACCAGGACGGCCACCTGGACCTCCGCCTGCACTCCCGCACCCAGGGGCTAGCCCGCCTCTTCTTCAACCCCGCCTTGCCTTCCCTGGACGACTACTACGAACCCTACACCTTCCGGTACAACGACCTCTTCACCAGCCCGGAAGGGGAGGATCAGCCCACCGCCATCCCCATCTCCATGATCACGGGGGAGCCCATGACCCCAGAGGCCGGGCCCAACTGGGACGACGACCTTGGGGGAAGCCCCCTCTACGCCGCCAACGATCCCAACCTGAAGGGGCTGGACCCCGAGGTGCAGGCCCAGCTTTCCGAGATCGAGGGGGTGGTGTTTCAGTACCTGCCCCGCATCTGCAACCACTGCCTGAACCCGGCTTGCGTGGCCGCCTGCCCTTCCGGGGCCATCTACAAGCGGGCGGAGGACGGGGTGGTGTTGGTCAACGAGAACAAGTGCAAGGCCTGGAGGATGTGCGTGGCCGCCTGCCCCTACAAGAAGGTCTACTACAACTGGGCCACGGGGAAGAGCGAGAAGTGCATCCTCTGCTTCCCCCGGCTGGAAACCGGCCAGGCCCCGGCCTGCGCCCACTCTTGCGTGGGGCGGATCCGCTACATGGGGGTGCTTCTTTACGATGCCGACCGCATCCCCGAGGCGGCCATGGTGCCCGATGACCGGCTGGTGGAGTCCCAGCTTGGGATCATCCTGGATCCCTTTGACCCCGAGGTCATCGCCGCCGCCAAGGCTGAGGGGATTGACGAGGGTTGGATTAAGGCCGCTCAGAACTCCCCCATTTACAAGTTCGTGAAGGTCTGGGGGTTGGCCTTCCCCCTGCACCCCGAGTACCGCACCCTGGCCATGATGTTCTATGTCCCGCCTCTTTCCCCGGTGGTGTCCACCTTGGAGAAGGCCTTAAGGGCTAGCCAGGAGAATGGGGGGCTGGTGCGCCTGGATATCCCCGAGACCGACTTGGACTTTGAGGTGTACGAGAGCCTGGAAAAGGCGAGGATGCCGGTGAAGTACCTGGCCAACCTCTTCACAGCCGGCAATGAAAGCCTTATCGTGCCCGCCCTTAAGAAGATGCTGGCGGTGCGCATCCTGAAAAGGCAGGAAAGCCTGGAAGGCGGCGTGACGGAGAAGGCGCAGAGGGTCTTGCGGGATGCCGGGCTCACCCTCGAGGAGGCCGAGGCCATCTACCGCCTCACCGCCCTCCCCACCCTGGAGGAGCGCTTCGTGTTGCCCCCTTACCACCGGGAGATGGCGGCGGAGGTGTGGAAGGATCCCTTGGCCCACAAGGGGGAGACGGGCTTCGGCTACATCCAGCCGCCCTTGAGGGGGGAGTAG
- the narI gene encoding respiratory nitrate reductase subunit gamma — protein MNWNTLLFGVFPYIALTLAVAVTAYRMAYRPFSISAQSSQLLEQKRLFFGSIAMHWGLVLVLLGHLLALLIPKGLLLWNAVPLRLYLLEITGLGLGLWALVGTYVLLARRVSVARVRAASTSMDYVVLVVIFVSVLSGVLTALFYRYGSYWFPAVMTPYLWSILTLQPRPELIADLPFWIQLHVFNFWVFLAVFPFSRLVHIITVPLGYVVRPWQIVIWVRKLAR, from the coding sequence ATGAACTGGAACACCCTTCTCTTTGGCGTCTTCCCCTACATCGCCCTCACCCTGGCGGTGGCGGTCACCGCCTACCGCATGGCCTACAGGCCCTTTTCCATCTCCGCCCAGTCCAGCCAGCTTCTGGAGCAAAAGCGCCTTTTCTTCGGCTCCATCGCCATGCACTGGGGGCTGGTCCTGGTCCTTTTGGGCCACCTTCTGGCCCTTTTAATCCCCAAGGGGCTTCTCCTCTGGAACGCCGTTCCTTTGAGGCTTTACCTCTTGGAGATCACCGGGCTCGGCCTGGGGCTTTGGGCCCTGGTGGGCACCTACGTGCTCCTGGCCCGAAGGGTTTCCGTGGCCCGGGTGCGGGCGGCTTCCACCTCCATGGACTATGTGGTCCTGGTGGTGATCTTCGTATCCGTCCTTTCCGGCGTCCTCACCGCCCTCTTTTACCGCTACGGAAGCTACTGGTTCCCCGCGGTCATGACCCCCTACCTCTGGTCCATCCTTACCCTGCAACCCAGGCCGGAACTCATCGCCGACCTGCCCTTCTGGATCCAGCTCCACGTCTTTAACTTCTGGGTCTTTCTGGCGGTATTCCCCTTCTCCCGGCTGGTCCACATCATCACGGTGCCCTTGGGCTACGTGGTGAGGCCTTGGCAGATCGTCATCTGGGTGCGCAAGCTGGCGAGGTGA